Sequence from the Sulfuricella sp. genome:
CGCGCCTGTGGCCTCACTCATGCTTGACCGCGATCAGGAAATTCCTGGCCCCGGCCGCGCGTGCCTGCAACATGGCCTGCACCACGATGCCCTGCGGCGCCGCATTATCCGCCGACACGATGACGCTGGTCTGCGTTTGATTCAGCAGCGGCGCCAGCGTGGCAGCCAGGGTTTGCAGGGTCACCGGGGTGCGGTTGACCAGGATTTTGCTGTCAGCGGTCAGCGTCAGGGTGACCGGCGTATCGGTCTTGAGTTTTTCGGCTTTTCCCTGCGGCAGGTTCACCTGTAGCGAGTCAAGATTCTGCATCGCCAGCGAGGACAGCATGAAGGTCGCCAGCAGGAAGAACATCACGTCGATCATCGGGATGATTTCGATGCGCCCCTTGCG
This genomic interval carries:
- a CDS encoding biopolymer transporter ExbD; amino-acid sequence: RKGRIEIIPMIDVMFFLLATFMLSSLAMQNLDSLQVNLPQGKAEKLKTDTPVTLTLTADSKILVNRTPVTLQTLAATLAPLLNQTQTSVIVSADNAAPQGIVVQAMLQARAAGARNFLIAVKHE